The Streptomyces sp. ICC1 DNA window ATCGTTCCGGTGCCGGAGGACACCCCAACGGGACCGTTGCGGTCCACATCGGGAGCCCCGGATCGCAACTCCCCGTAAAAGGCCCGGTTCTTTACGATAAGTCGTCAATTGCGTAGGTGGCACCGATCACCCTTTCGTGTGCTTTTCACCAAAGACCTCAAGGGACATGGAGGCACGGCCGACAAAGGATTCGTGAGTACCCTTGCGCACACCATGATGACCGCCGCCCGCCACGCCGATTCCGGCCTCGCCGGCCCGGGCGAACTCGACCGCTACCCCTACCCGGAGGCCTCCGGGGCCGACCGTGTGGGAGTGCCCCACTGGGACGGATCCGACGTCGAGTTGAGCCGCGTCGGCCGCCGCGCGGCAGGCAGCCGCGGCCGCGGACTGCACGGCCAACTCGTCCAGCAGCTCGGCCAGATGATCGTTTCCGGTGACCTCGGTGCGGACCGCCCCCTGGTCCCCGAGGAGATCGGCCAGCGCTTCGAGGTCTCCCGCACGGTCGTCCGCGAATCGCTGCGGGTCCTGGAGGCCAAGGGCCTCGTCAGCGCCCGCCCCAACGTCGGCACCCGGGTCCGTCCGGTCGCCGACTGGAACCTGCTCGACCCCGACATCATCGAGTGGCGCGCCTTCGGCCCGCAGCGCGACGACCAGCGCCGCGAACTGGGCGAACTGCGCTGGACCATCGAGCCGCTCGCCGCACGCCTCGCCGCCGGCCACGGCCGCCCGGACATCCAGCAGCGCCTCGCCGACATGGTCGAGATCATGGGCCACGCGCTCGGCCAGGGTGACTCGATCACCTTCGCGCGCGCCGATCACGAGTTCCACGCGCTCCTCATCCAGGTCGCGGGCAACCGCATGCTGGAGCACCTCTCCAGCATCGTCTCCTCCGCCCTCCAGGTGTCCGGCAGTCCCATCATCGCCTGCGACCGGCCCAGCGAGACCTGCGTCGCGCACCACGCGCGCATGGTCGAGGCCATCGCCGCCGGTGACGCGATCGGCGCGGAGAACGCCATGCGCCAGCTCCTGACGGTCCATCCGGAGGTCGAGCGCGTGGT harbors:
- a CDS encoding FCD domain-containing protein yields the protein MLFTKDLKGHGGTADKGFVSTLAHTMMTAARHADSGLAGPGELDRYPYPEASGADRVGVPHWDGSDVELSRVGRRAAGSRGRGLHGQLVQQLGQMIVSGDLGADRPLVPEEIGQRFEVSRTVVRESLRVLEAKGLVSARPNVGTRVRPVADWNLLDPDIIEWRAFGPQRDDQRRELGELRWTIEPLAARLAAGHGRPDIQQRLADMVEIMGHALGQGDSITFARADHEFHALLIQVAGNRMLEHLSSIVSSALQVSGSPIIACDRPSETCVAHHARMVEAIAAGDAIGAENAMRQLLTVHPEVERVVPAPREH